Proteins from a genomic interval of Lycium ferocissimum isolate CSIRO_LF1 chromosome 2, AGI_CSIRO_Lferr_CH_V1, whole genome shotgun sequence:
- the LOC132047428 gene encoding 36.4 kDa proline-rich protein-like — MANMRIEIEQLRNLTNLSITLNTPHPEQRANTTIPPSFSPVDSPAPQTFPSNPPSHTVNLNATNSPSVPQQTNPQQTISQQSNPQQAAPPPTNSRQVNPQQTRLQQTIPPQNDPQQVNFQQTHPPSFTAPYIPQPSVIQNTPPTQNYQATQHMPLTHTTSHNTQYVPPVYVAEAQPFTTQLQAVQHPEVDPYEEMEREARARADENVAKELRSLREAVRNIQTNKGCEGLEYEDLCIHPDIELPAGYKVPKFDMFDGKGNPRAHLRSYCDKLVGWEKIRLFG, encoded by the coding sequence ATGGCCAATATGCGGATCGAAATTGAGCAACTGCGAAATCTCACCAACCTATCTATTACCCTGAACACTCCTCACCCTGAACAAAGAGCCAACACAACTATCCCACCATCCTTTTCTCCTGTCGATTCGCCTGCTCCTCAAACCTTCCCTTCAAACCCTCCATCTCACACAGTCAATCTAAACGCTACCAATTCGCCCTCTGTTCCCCAACAAACTAACCCGCAACAAACCATCTCACAACAATCCAATCCACAGCAAGCCGCCCCACCACCAACCAACTCACGACAAGTCAACCCGCAGCAAACCAGACTACAACAAACTATCCCACCACAAAATGACCCGCAGCAAGTCAACTTTCAACAAACTCATCCGCCTTCTTTTACTGCTCCCTATATCCCTCAGCCCTCAGTTATCCAAAATACCCCACCTACCCAAAATTACCAAGCTACCCAACACATGCCGTTGACACACACCACTAGCCATAACACGCAATATGTGCCACCGGTATATGTAGCAGAAGCTCAACCTTTCACCACCCAGTTGCAGGCCGTACAACATCCAGAGGTTGACCCTTATGAAGAAATGGAAAGGGAAGCCAGAGCGAGAGCAGACGAGAATGTAGCAAAAGAGCTTCGCAGTCTAAGGGAAGCAGTTAGGAACATCCAGACCAACAAAGGATGCGAGGGACTGGAATACGAGGATCTTTGCATTCATCCTGACATCGAGTTACCTGCTGGATATAAAGTCCCGAAGTTTGACATGTTTGACGGGAAGGGAAATCCTAGGGCTCACTTGAGATCTTATTGCGATAAGCTTGTCGGGTGGGAAAAGATCAGGCTattcggatga